A genomic window from Methanoculleus sp. SDB includes:
- a CDS encoding triosephosphate isomerase: MSSPLILINLKTYDEGYGHRARKIAESAELVSRESGIRIGIAPNFMEIHPMSHHFSMPVYAQHIDGIVAGAHTGQVLAAAVRHAGAHGTLINHSERRLTLADVGAAVEAGKAAGLETVVCTNNVATSAAAASFAPAYVAIEPPELIGSGVSVSKADPEIIRRSVDAVTRIDPGVKILTGAGIQSGECVKIAVDLGTEGVLLASSVVKAADPEAVLRDLISLL, from the coding sequence ATGTCTTCACCACTTATCCTTATCAATCTCAAGACGTACGACGAAGGTTACGGGCACAGGGCCCGCAAAATCGCTGAGAGTGCCGAGCTTGTCAGCCGGGAGAGCGGCATCCGGATCGGCATCGCACCGAATTTCATGGAGATACATCCGATGAGCCACCACTTCTCCATGCCCGTCTACGCCCAGCATATCGACGGGATCGTCGCCGGCGCCCACACAGGCCAGGTGCTTGCAGCCGCCGTCCGCCACGCAGGTGCCCACGGAACACTGATAAACCATTCCGAACGCAGGCTTACCCTCGCCGATGTCGGGGCTGCGGTGGAAGCCGGAAAGGCGGCGGGGCTCGAAACGGTTGTCTGCACAAATAACGTGGCGACGAGTGCGGCAGCGGCATCGTTCGCCCCCGCATACGTTGCGATAGAACCCCCCGAACTTATCGGAAGCGGCGTTTCGGTCTCGAAGGCCGATCCGGAGATCATACGCAGGTCGGTAGACGCGGTGACACGGATCGATCCCGGCGTGAAGATCCTCACCGGGGCAGGCATTCAGTCAGGGGAATGCGTGAAAATCGCGGTTGATCTCGGCACGGAGGGTGTCCTCCTTGCATCATCGGTGGTGAAAGCTGCCGATCCCGAAGCGGTGCTCCGCGATCTCATCTCCCTGCTATAG
- a CDS encoding histidine kinase gives MEDDHDTPSRILRALRFRPKGLTITELAKQIKATRNSVSKHLGILQIAGKVNVRAVGNAKLYSLAQRVPMSAFLCFTKNLILVLDSTQRIVQINDQCLKLINRTKDDLIGLSLEEAELPVVSTPEALAVIEGLEKEQVVTDLRYKGGGKDLFFQMQVIPTTFEDGEKGCTLVLEDITERKQYIRNMEFLARTAMELVDLPAEADIYEYIADRIVELVPGEPRCWVESFDEEKRVFFVRALVDATLREGAQRLLGRDLVGMAFPLADVYASEPYFETPLSLKEMREYHFHPFFDDERVSFYDLSARVIPEDVCDAILRTFSIGKFFSTGLVWQDQVFGVVGIGLAPDDELENRDAIVSFLRQASIAIARRQTEDRLRRSEKRFREVVDSSPFAAAIIGADDRYLSLNKKFTDLFGYALSDIPTREVWLTQAYPDGTYRGEVIAAWQADLAHTGRGRPQPRTFSVRCKNGEEKAVLCTPVELCDGTQYVTYEDVSEERQTYLMLVEEIADLRRQLGSVSKS, from the coding sequence ATGGAGGATGACCACGACACCCCCTCCCGCATCCTGCGAGCGCTCCGGTTCCGGCCGAAGGGCCTGACCATCACGGAACTGGCCAAACAGATCAAAGCGACCCGGAACTCGGTCTCCAAGCACCTCGGGATCCTGCAGATCGCCGGCAAAGTCAACGTCCGTGCCGTCGGGAACGCGAAACTCTACTCGCTCGCCCAGCGCGTGCCCATGTCGGCATTTCTCTGCTTTACGAAGAATCTCATTCTCGTGCTGGACAGCACGCAGCGGATTGTCCAGATCAACGACCAGTGCCTGAAACTGATTAACCGGACGAAAGACGACCTCATCGGCCTCTCGCTCGAAGAAGCGGAACTCCCCGTTGTCTCCACGCCGGAGGCCCTTGCCGTCATCGAGGGACTGGAGAAGGAGCAGGTCGTCACCGATCTCCGGTACAAGGGCGGCGGGAAGGACCTCTTCTTCCAGATGCAGGTGATCCCGACCACGTTCGAGGACGGGGAGAAGGGATGCACCCTTGTGCTCGAGGACATTACCGAGCGGAAGCAGTATATCCGGAACATGGAGTTCCTCGCCCGGACCGCGATGGAGCTCGTCGATCTGCCGGCGGAGGCAGATATTTACGAGTATATTGCGGACCGAATCGTTGAGCTCGTGCCGGGAGAACCCCGATGCTGGGTGGAGTCCTTTGACGAGGAGAAGAGGGTATTCTTTGTTCGTGCTCTGGTTGATGCCACCCTTCGCGAGGGGGCTCAGCGTCTTCTCGGGCGCGACCTTGTCGGAATGGCCTTTCCGCTTGCGGATGTCTACGCGAGTGAACCCTACTTTGAAACGCCGCTATCGTTGAAAGAGATGCGGGAGTACCACTTTCATCCCTTTTTTGATGACGAACGGGTATCGTTCTACGATCTCAGTGCCCGCGTGATTCCAGAAGACGTATGCGATGCCATTCTGCGGACGTTTTCGATCGGGAAATTTTTCAGTACCGGGCTTGTCTGGCAGGATCAGGTCTTCGGTGTCGTCGGGATCGGTCTTGCTCCCGACGATGAACTCGAGAACAGGGACGCTATCGTGTCGTTTCTCCGCCAGGCCTCAATCGCCATCGCCCGCCGGCAGACCGAAGACCGGCTCCGGCGGAGCGAAAAGCGGTTCCGGGAGGTGGTCGACTCCTCACCCTTTGCCGCCGCCATCATCGGGGCCGACGACCGCTATCTCTCGCTCAACAAAAAATTCACCGACCTTTTCGGGTATGCACTTTCCGACATTCCCACCCGCGAGGTCTGGCTGACACAGGCGTACCCCGACGGAACCTACCGGGGCGAGGTGATCGCGGCGTGGCAGGCGGATCTCGCGCATACCGGCAGGGGCCGGCCCCAGCCCCGGACCTTCTCGGTCCGGTGCAAAAACGGCGAGGAGAAGGCAGTGCTCTGCACGCCCGTCGAGCTCTGCGACGGAACGCAGTACGTCACGTACGAGGACGTGTCCGAGGAGCGGCAGACCTACCTGATGCTAGTCGAAGAAATCGCCGACCTTCGGCGGCAGCTTGGTTCCGTTTCGAAGTCATGA
- a CDS encoding XRE family transcriptional regulator, translating to MDCDVCGQKIRGAPKFVRIDGASMRVCMKCAKLGNEIQKPKERTEGRKIGPQRPGAAPRHHPRDVFDFMEGEGEIVDDFAARIRDARMQKGWEQKELALKIKEREILVKKIEKGDLIPEDDVRKKIEAVLGIKLTDDTVDAMRESRGGRLTTTLGDVIKIKRGGK from the coding sequence ATGGATTGCGATGTTTGTGGGCAAAAAATACGAGGAGCCCCGAAATTTGTCCGTATTGACGGTGCATCCATGAGGGTGTGCATGAAATGTGCGAAACTCGGGAATGAAATCCAGAAACCGAAGGAACGCACCGAAGGACGGAAAATCGGGCCTCAAAGACCCGGCGCTGCGCCCCGGCACCATCCACGTGATGTCTTTGATTTCATGGAAGGCGAAGGCGAGATTGTCGATGACTTTGCCGCACGGATCAGGGACGCACGAATGCAGAAGGGGTGGGAGCAGAAAGAGCTTGCCCTGAAGATAAAGGAGCGGGAGATCCTTGTCAAGAAGATCGAAAAGGGTGACCTGATCCCTGAAGACGATGTCAGGAAGAAGATCGAAGCGGTGCTCGGCATCAAGCTGACCGACGATACGGTGGATGCGATGCGGGAGAGTAGGGGCGGCAGGCTTACCACCACGCTCGGCGACGTCATCAAGATAAAGCGCGGCGGCAAATAG
- a CDS encoding transcriptional regulator, with product MHIPTPAELKAKRVMLGLKQSEVAKKAAISQSMVARIEAGSVDPRVSTLTKIVDVLQVAERSAITAGDLMHEPVLSVVPDESVTRTVQMMEENGISQLPVIEHGVPVGCISESAIMNAIEEGRIHKTQCHTVSDFMEEGFPTVSPHVDLDTLVHLLHSHHAILVVEKGKVRGVITKHDLISLIL from the coding sequence ATGCACATCCCAACCCCGGCCGAACTGAAGGCAAAGCGGGTCATGCTGGGACTCAAACAATCGGAAGTCGCGAAAAAAGCGGCGATAAGCCAGTCGATGGTAGCGCGGATCGAGGCGGGGAGCGTGGATCCCCGGGTGAGCACGCTCACAAAGATCGTCGACGTGCTCCAGGTCGCGGAACGTTCCGCGATCACAGCGGGCGATCTCATGCACGAACCGGTCCTGAGCGTCGTCCCGGACGAGTCGGTCACGCGCACCGTGCAGATGATGGAGGAGAACGGGATCTCACAGCTTCCGGTGATCGAGCACGGGGTGCCCGTCGGATGCATCTCGGAATCCGCCATCATGAACGCCATCGAAGAAGGCAGGATTCACAAAACACAGTGCCATACGGTCAGTGATTTTATGGAGGAGGGTTTTCCGACCGTTTCTCCCCATGTCGACCTTGATACCCTCGTCCACCTCCTCCATTCGCACCATGCCATCCTTGTCGTGGAAAAAGGGAAGGTCCGGGGCGTGATAACCAAGCACGACCTGATCTCCCTGATCCTCTGA
- a CDS encoding ferredoxin — MKNESVKLVYFSPTGTTQAVVSAIARGMHPGTVEVLDITRPDARRQPLESAENELLIVGVPVYMGRVPALVTEWLQTMNARNTPAVCVVVYGNREYDDALLELTDILTQCGCTPIAGAAYIGEHSFSTDETPTAKDRPDAGDLRHAALFGQKIQEKLDGIASAERIADVRLPGCHPYQHDSKLWTVDFIAVSDACIQCGRCAEEWPVGAIDPDNSAVIDTQKCITCCACIKRCPANARTMKPGLVKEASLRLHTLYPERKEPECFL, encoded by the coding sequence ATGAAAAATGAATCGGTAAAACTGGTATATTTTTCCCCGACGGGAACGACACAAGCGGTTGTTTCAGCCATTGCCCGCGGAATGCACCCCGGCACCGTGGAAGTGCTGGATATTACCCGGCCTGATGCGAGACGGCAGCCACTGGAATCAGCGGAAAACGAATTGCTCATCGTCGGTGTGCCGGTGTATATGGGCCGTGTGCCGGCACTCGTCACCGAATGGCTGCAGACGATGAACGCCCGGAATACCCCTGCGGTGTGTGTTGTGGTCTATGGCAACCGCGAGTACGACGATGCCCTCCTCGAGCTGACCGATATTCTGACACAGTGCGGATGCACACCGATCGCCGGTGCGGCCTATATCGGGGAACATTCGTTTTCCACCGACGAAACGCCAACGGCCAAGGATCGCCCGGATGCAGGCGATTTACGGCATGCTGCGTTATTCGGGCAGAAAATACAGGAAAAGCTCGACGGCATTGCATCAGCTGAGCGGATTGCAGATGTACGGCTGCCCGGATGCCATCCGTACCAGCATGATTCGAAGTTGTGGACGGTTGATTTTATTGCGGTCAGCGATGCGTGCATCCAGTGCGGGAGGTGTGCAGAAGAATGGCCGGTCGGTGCCATCGACCCGGATAACAGCGCCGTGATCGATACGCAAAAATGCATCACGTGCTGCGCCTGCATCAAGCGCTGTCCTGCGAACGCGAGAACGATGAAACCCGGGCTTGTGAAGGAGGCTTCGTTGCGGTTACATACTTTATATCCAGAGCGAAAGGAGCCTGAATGCTTTTTATGA
- a CDS encoding TetR family transcriptional regulator, with protein MGITERRQREKEQRKTEIIDAAERLFFSRTYEAVTMDDIAREVELNKATLYLYFTNKEALFATIVLRGVEILKEKYTACREQSVPGIAKVVLMGQAYYRFAQEYPDYLRLIHFYGSERFSRENPYTAEVGKGYGTCRSLLQDAIREGIDDGTIRANLDPFLTSMYLMIAFMGILSMEDRWKLVIEAEGFSYEQYASEFFRFITPAIVSGETSQAMDVEDFVPFGFFLAGPEATEEKKGGES; from the coding sequence ATGGGAATCACCGAGAGACGACAACGCGAAAAGGAACAGCGAAAGACCGAAATCATCGATGCAGCTGAGCGCCTCTTTTTTTCCCGGACCTACGAAGCAGTGACTATGGATGACATCGCCCGCGAGGTGGAACTGAATAAGGCCACGCTCTATCTGTATTTTACCAACAAGGAGGCCCTTTTCGCGACGATCGTCCTCCGTGGCGTCGAGATCCTGAAGGAAAAATACACGGCGTGCAGGGAACAATCGGTTCCGGGCATTGCCAAGGTCGTCCTGATGGGCCAGGCCTATTACCGGTTTGCACAGGAATACCCGGATTATCTCCGGCTCATCCATTTTTACGGATCCGAACGCTTTTCCAGGGAAAATCCGTATACCGCAGAGGTTGGAAAGGGGTACGGCACCTGCCGCTCGCTCCTTCAGGATGCGATCCGGGAGGGCATCGATGACGGCACCATCCGGGCCAACCTCGATCCTTTCCTGACCTCGATGTACCTCATGATTGCCTTCATGGGCATCCTCTCCATGGAAGACAGATGGAAACTGGTGATCGAGGCGGAGGGATTTTCCTACGAGCAATATGCCAGCGAATTCTTCCGGTTCATCACTCCCGCCATCGTTTCCGGCGAGACATCTCAGGCGATGGATGTTGAGGATTTCGTACCGTTCGGATTCTTTTTGGCAGGGCCCGAAGCGACCGAGGAGAAAAAGGGTGGGGAATCGTAA